The Sporosarcina luteola genome contains a region encoding:
- the secA gene encoding preprotein translocase subunit SecA, with product MLGVLNKMFDPNKRDLKRLEKIADRVEEHATEMEQLSDEQLKAKTAEFQERVANGESIEDIQPEAFAVVREASRRVLGMYPFRVQIMGAAALNEGNIAEMKTGEGKTLTSTLSVYLNALDGKGVHVVTVNEYLASRDATEMGELFEFLGMTVGLNLNSLSKEEKREAYAADITYTTNNELGFDYLRDNMVLYDEHKVQRPLHYAVIDEVDSILIDEARTPLIISGQAAKSAELYRLANRFVITLKKEEDYSYDESTKGVVLTEAGIEKAEKAFSIENLFDLKHVTLNHAINQSLKAHASMHIDIDYVVQEGEVVIVDSFTGRLMSGRRYSDGLHQAIEAKEGLEVQNETMTLATITFQNFFRMYDKLSGMTGTAKTEEEEFRNIYNMNVIAIPTNRPIARDDRPDLIYASLDGKYKAVAEDIKERHLKGQPVLVGTVAIETSEIISNYLKKYGIPHNVLNAKNHGREAEIILEAGQKGAVTIATNMAGRGTDIKLGEGVQDVGGLAVIGTERHESRRIDNQLRGRSGRQGDPGVTQFYLSLEDELMRRFGSEQMKGMMTKLGMDDTTPIQSKMVSRSVESAQKRVEGNNFDSRKRLLQYDDVLRQQREIIYKERNEVLASENIREVLEGMLESVIDRVIAMHAPEDKDSEWKLKGLEDFLGANLLPEGRLTVADMEGKTEEELKSMIHDAVIERYNEKEAEMSEDRMREFEKVVLLRAIDSKWTDHIDAMDQLRHGIHLRAYGQTDPLRAYQSEGFAMFEEMVTAIENDAAKYVMKAEIRNNLEREEVAKGQAVNPKEDGEKVTKKPVRRSVNIGRNDPCPCGSGKKYKNCHGK from the coding sequence ATGCTTGGCGTATTGAATAAAATGTTTGATCCGAATAAAAGAGATTTGAAACGTCTAGAAAAGATTGCAGATAGAGTAGAAGAACATGCAACTGAAATGGAACAGCTTTCCGATGAGCAACTGAAAGCGAAAACGGCTGAATTTCAGGAGCGGGTTGCGAACGGCGAGTCGATTGAAGACATTCAGCCGGAAGCGTTCGCGGTCGTCCGTGAAGCTTCAAGACGCGTGCTTGGCATGTATCCGTTCCGTGTGCAAATCATGGGTGCGGCTGCCTTGAACGAAGGGAATATCGCGGAGATGAAGACCGGTGAAGGGAAGACGTTGACGTCAACGCTCTCGGTTTATTTGAATGCGCTTGACGGCAAAGGCGTCCATGTCGTAACGGTGAACGAATACCTCGCAAGCCGTGACGCGACTGAGATGGGCGAGCTATTCGAGTTCCTTGGAATGACGGTCGGTTTGAACTTGAACAGCCTGTCGAAAGAGGAAAAGCGAGAGGCGTATGCCGCGGACATCACGTATACGACGAACAATGAGCTCGGGTTTGACTATTTGCGCGACAATATGGTGTTGTACGACGAGCATAAAGTGCAGCGTCCTCTTCATTATGCGGTCATTGACGAGGTCGACTCGATTTTGATCGATGAAGCGCGTACGCCATTGATCATTTCAGGGCAAGCGGCGAAATCTGCGGAGCTTTACCGTTTGGCGAACCGTTTCGTCATTACGTTGAAGAAGGAAGAGGATTATTCGTACGACGAATCAACAAAAGGTGTCGTTTTGACAGAAGCGGGTATTGAAAAAGCTGAGAAGGCGTTCAGCATCGAGAACTTATTCGATTTGAAGCATGTCACGTTGAACCATGCCATCAACCAATCGTTGAAGGCGCATGCGAGCATGCATATCGACATCGACTATGTGGTACAAGAAGGCGAAGTCGTCATCGTCGATTCATTCACGGGCCGTTTGATGAGTGGCCGCCGTTACAGCGATGGCTTGCATCAGGCGATCGAGGCGAAGGAAGGCTTGGAAGTCCAGAACGAAACGATGACGCTTGCAACGATCACGTTCCAGAACTTCTTCCGGATGTATGACAAGCTGTCCGGGATGACAGGTACTGCGAAGACGGAAGAGGAAGAGTTCCGTAATATATACAACATGAATGTCATCGCCATCCCGACGAATCGCCCGATTGCACGGGACGACCGTCCGGATCTGATCTACGCATCGTTGGATGGAAAATATAAAGCGGTTGCCGAAGACATTAAAGAACGCCATCTGAAAGGGCAGCCAGTGCTAGTCGGTACGGTGGCGATTGAAACGTCTGAAATCATCTCGAATTACTTGAAGAAATATGGTATACCGCATAATGTATTGAATGCGAAAAACCATGGCCGTGAAGCCGAAATCATTTTGGAAGCCGGGCAAAAAGGCGCGGTGACGATAGCGACAAACATGGCGGGACGTGGTACGGACATCAAGCTTGGAGAAGGCGTACAAGATGTCGGCGGACTTGCGGTCATCGGTACGGAGAGGCATGAGTCACGCCGTATCGACAACCAGCTGCGCGGACGTTCAGGCCGTCAAGGGGATCCAGGTGTGACACAATTCTACCTGTCACTTGAGGACGAGCTGATGCGCCGGTTCGGTTCCGAGCAGATGAAAGGCATGATGACGAAGCTCGGCATGGACGATACGACGCCGATCCAATCGAAAATGGTGTCTCGTTCCGTTGAATCTGCGCAGAAACGGGTCGAGGGGAATAACTTTGATTCCCGGAAACGTTTGCTGCAATACGATGATGTGCTCCGTCAACAGCGTGAAATCATCTACAAGGAACGTAATGAAGTACTTGCGTCCGAAAATATCCGTGAAGTTCTCGAAGGAATGCTGGAGAGTGTCATCGACCGGGTCATTGCGATGCATGCACCTGAAGATAAAGATTCCGAGTGGAAATTGAAAGGTTTGGAAGATTTCCTTGGTGCAAACCTACTTCCTGAAGGCCGGTTGACTGTCGCGGATATGGAAGGAAAAACCGAAGAAGAATTGAAATCAATGATTCACGATGCGGTCATTGAACGATATAATGAGAAGGAAGCCGAAATGTCCGAAGACCGCATGCGCGAGTTTGAAAAGGTCGTCCTTCTGCGGGCGATCGATTCGAAATGGACGGATCATATTGACGCGATGGACCAATTGCGCCACGGTATTCATTTACGTGCATATGGCCAGACAGATCCGCTTCGTGCGTATCAATCGGAAGGCTTTGCGATGTTCGAGGAAATGGTGACGGCAATCGAAAATGATGCCGCGAAATATGTCATGAAGGCTGAAATCCGCAACAACCTCGAGCGTGAGGAAGTAGCGAAAGGGCAGGCCGTCAACCCGAAAGAGGACGGCGAGAAAGTGACGAAGAAGCCGGTGCGCCGCTCGGTCAATATCGGCCGCAACGATCCGTGCCCATGCGGAAGCGGCAAAAAATATAAAAACTGCCACGGCAAATAA
- the hpf gene encoding ribosome hibernation-promoting factor, HPF/YfiA family, protein MLDFNIRGENLEVTPAIREYVEKKVLKLERYFTEGANATAHVNLKVYNDKQTKVEITIPMKNLTLRAEERHDDMYAAIDLIVDKLERQIRKYKTRVNRKFREREGVAAFLQSVEKERSNNEEQSNDESDFEVVRTKQFDLKPMDQEEAILQMNMLGHSFFIFTDADSDGTHIVYKRKDGRYGLIETN, encoded by the coding sequence ATGCTAGACTTTAACATCCGAGGGGAAAACCTTGAGGTAACTCCGGCAATTCGTGAGTACGTCGAGAAGAAAGTACTGAAACTCGAAAGATACTTCACTGAGGGCGCAAATGCAACAGCCCATGTAAACCTGAAAGTGTATAACGACAAACAGACAAAAGTGGAAATTACAATTCCGATGAAGAATTTGACTCTTCGGGCGGAAGAACGCCATGACGATATGTACGCGGCAATCGATTTGATCGTCGATAAGCTCGAGCGTCAAATTAGGAAATATAAAACAAGAGTGAACCGCAAATTCCGCGAACGCGAAGGCGTCGCAGCCTTCCTCCAATCCGTTGAGAAGGAAAGAAGCAACAATGAAGAGCAGTCAAACGACGAATCTGATTTCGAAGTCGTTCGAACAAAGCAATTCGATTTGAAACCGATGGACCAAGAAGAAGCCATCCTTCAAATGAACATGCTTGGCCACAGCTTCTTCATTTTCACAGACGCCGATTCCGACGGTACACACATCGTGTATAAGCGTAAAGACGGAAGATACGGTTTGATTGAAACCAACTAA
- the prfB gene encoding peptide chain release factor 2 (programmed frameshift), translating to MELSDVRNELDKTAKKLADFRGSLDLENKEARMQELDEVMLEPGFWDNQENAQKVISESNALKDTVGEFNELNDTQENLEMTLELLREEADEELQEELFAELKEFKKKMDDFDLQMLLSDEYDKSNAILEIHSGAGGTESQDWASMLLRMYTRWAEHQGFKVETLDYQAGDEAGVKSVTLSIKGHNAYGYLKAEKGVHRLVRISPFDSSGRRHTSFSSIEVMPEFDGDVDIDLKMEDVKVDTYRSSGAGGQHVNTTDSAVRMTHIPTGAIVTCQTERSQIKNRERALNLLKAKILQIKLEEEEARLLEIRGEQKEIGWGSQIRSYVFHPYSMVKDHRTNEESGNVGAVMDGEIDMFINAYLRSRIS from the exons ATGGAATTATCCGATGTACGCAACGAGCTTGACAAAACAGCTAAGAAATTAGCGGACTTCAGGGGGTCTCTT GACTTAGAAAACAAAGAGGCACGTATGCAGGAACTGGACGAAGTGATGCTGGAGCCAGGCTTCTGGGATAACCAGGAAAACGCACAAAAAGTCATCTCGGAATCGAATGCATTGAAGGATACAGTCGGTGAATTCAACGAACTCAACGACACGCAGGAAAATCTCGAAATGACATTGGAATTGCTTCGCGAAGAAGCCGATGAAGAATTGCAGGAAGAGCTCTTTGCCGAATTAAAAGAGTTCAAGAAAAAAATGGATGACTTTGATTTACAAATGCTGTTGAGTGATGAATACGATAAAAGCAATGCTATCCTGGAAATCCACTCAGGTGCAGGCGGAACGGAATCCCAGGACTGGGCTTCCATGCTGCTTCGTATGTACACTCGTTGGGCTGAACACCAAGGCTTCAAAGTCGAGACGCTTGATTACCAGGCGGGCGATGAGGCTGGCGTCAAATCGGTAACACTATCGATTAAAGGCCATAATGCATATGGTTATTTGAAGGCGGAAAAAGGTGTACATCGACTTGTCCGTATTTCTCCTTTTGATTCATCAGGAAGACGACATACATCATTTTCTTCTATTGAAGTCATGCCAGAATTTGACGGGGACGTCGATATTGATTTGAAAATGGAAGACGTTAAAGTAGACACATACCGTTCAAGTGGAGCAGGCGGGCAGCACGTCAACACGACTGATTCAGCAGTCCGGATGACGCATATTCCGACAGGCGCAATCGTCACGTGCCAAACAGAACGGTCGCAAATCAAAAACCGTGAACGCGCTCTCAATTTATTGAAAGCGAAAATCCTTCAAATTAAACTCGAGGAAGAAGAAGCAAGACTCCTTGAAATCCGAGGCGAGCAAAAAGAAATCGGTTGGGGAAGCCAAATCCGCTCATACGTATTCCACCCATATTCCATGGTGAAAGACCATCGTACGAACGAGGAATCAGGAAACGTGGGCGCCGTCATGGACGGGGAAATCGATATGTTCATCAACGCCTATTTACGTTCTAGAATTTCATAA
- a CDS encoding flagellar hook-associated protein 2, translating into MRISGLATGMDTEQIIKDMMKAHRLPMDKITQKKQYLEWQLDDYRGVNRNLVDFSQNIFDNMILSKNFNQKNVSVSAPDYVDIKNVSSSNEFSGTLNIEQLAKNATLQGGKLKDATNGSTKMKDLDASFAGKKDLIINAINKEGILEQKTVSVNEDDTIDAVLKKINSETGVNAFFDEFTGQIAMTAKNSGAIKGDANSAGIVVEGDVAGLLKLNTADAKTTTGQNAKFTFNGLETERTSNTFQINGFEITLKQADATKQINFSSSPDTEKIFESVVKFIDDYNKLVEDLNKQIREPKYRSFQPLSAEQKKEMSDKEIELWEEKAKSGTLRNDSNISSMLTQMRTALSGSIDQQSLSSIGISTSKNYLDHGKLIINEDKLKEAIASDPSNVHKLFSFDAGKDAKKTEHGLARQLRTIVDDTQKAIAKRAGKVGDVNDTFTLGKNLNDMNKQIERFEERLRMTEDRLWKQFTAMERAIQRSNAQSASLMNAFGGGM; encoded by the coding sequence ATGCGAATTAGCGGACTAGCAACAGGGATGGACACGGAACAGATCATCAAAGACATGATGAAAGCCCACCGCCTCCCAATGGATAAGATTACACAGAAGAAGCAATATTTGGAGTGGCAGTTGGATGATTATCGTGGTGTGAACAGGAATCTTGTTGATTTTAGTCAGAATATCTTTGATAACATGATACTCTCGAAAAACTTCAACCAGAAAAATGTATCGGTATCAGCGCCAGACTATGTAGATATAAAAAATGTCTCATCTTCGAATGAATTTTCAGGGACTTTAAATATTGAACAGCTTGCGAAAAATGCTACTTTGCAAGGTGGAAAACTCAAAGATGCTACGAATGGTTCCACAAAGATGAAAGATTTAGATGCATCTTTTGCCGGGAAAAAGGATTTAATTATCAATGCGATAAATAAAGAAGGCATACTTGAACAAAAGACAGTTAGCGTAAATGAAGATGATACGATCGATGCTGTTTTGAAAAAAATCAATAGCGAAACAGGCGTTAATGCATTTTTTGATGAGTTTACTGGTCAAATCGCCATGACTGCCAAAAACAGCGGAGCGATTAAGGGAGATGCCAATTCTGCTGGCATCGTAGTAGAAGGTGATGTTGCCGGTCTTTTGAAGTTGAATACAGCCGATGCAAAAACAACTACTGGACAAAATGCGAAGTTTACTTTCAATGGTCTAGAGACAGAACGTACTTCCAACACATTCCAAATCAACGGATTTGAAATTACTTTAAAGCAAGCTGATGCAACTAAACAAATCAATTTTAGTTCCTCACCTGATACAGAAAAAATCTTCGAAAGTGTTGTAAAGTTTATCGATGATTACAATAAGCTTGTCGAAGATTTGAACAAACAGATTCGCGAGCCGAAGTATCGTTCTTTCCAGCCACTCTCTGCGGAACAGAAAAAAGAAATGTCAGATAAAGAAATTGAACTCTGGGAAGAGAAGGCTAAGAGCGGTACATTGCGCAATGATTCTAACATCTCTAGCATGTTGACTCAAATGCGAACAGCACTCTCGGGTTCAATAGATCAACAATCATTGAGCAGTATTGGTATTTCAACATCCAAGAACTATTTAGATCACGGGAAGTTGATTATTAATGAAGATAAATTAAAAGAAGCAATCGCGTCAGATCCAAGCAATGTGCATAAATTATTTTCATTTGATGCTGGCAAGGATGCAAAAAAAACAGAACACGGTCTTGCTCGTCAACTGCGAACAATCGTTGACGATACACAAAAAGCAATCGCCAAACGTGCAGGTAAAGTCGGCGATGTGAATGACACATTTACACTAGGTAAAAACTTGAACGATATGAATAAGCAGATTGAACGTTTCGAAGAACGTTTGCGGATGACCGAAGACCGTCTTTGGAAACAGTTCACCGCAATGGAACGCGCAATCCAACGTTCGAACGCTCAATCCGCTAGCTTAATGAACGCATTTGGCGGCGGAATGTAA
- the fliS gene encoding flagellar export chaperone FliS, whose amino-acid sequence MAINNPYATYQNNTVNTSTPGELTLMLYNGCLKFIQQAKKAMEQGSIEEKNTATQKAQAIVSELMVTLDMSVPVSENMMVLYDFVNNRLIEGNIKNDIALYDEAAGIITEFRDTWKQVIQINRTKQYANTDEI is encoded by the coding sequence ATGGCAATTAACAATCCATATGCAACGTATCAGAACAACACAGTGAATACATCGACGCCTGGCGAATTGACGCTCATGCTCTACAACGGATGCTTGAAATTCATTCAACAGGCGAAAAAGGCAATGGAACAAGGCAGTATTGAAGAGAAAAATACAGCAACGCAAAAAGCACAGGCGATCGTGTCCGAGCTAATGGTCACATTGGACATGTCTGTTCCGGTTTCCGAAAATATGATGGTGCTTTATGACTTTGTCAACAACCGCCTCATTGAAGGGAATATTAAAAACGACATCGCGCTCTACGATGAAGCTGCCGGCATTATTACGGAGTTTCGCGATACGTGGAAACAAGTGATTCAAATTAATCGCACGAAGCAGTACGCGAACACGGACGAAATATGA
- a CDS encoding methyl-accepting chemotaxis protein: MNMNQLLKQDWLQKNRIMIIGFGIAGGLGLIAQLIQQSPPAIILSVAIPFTLALLFYFSSLKWDRLASFVPYVLLLMNFSVALGVIYFSEANLGSIGIIVLILALSAIHGKMLIMGFGLLLGFIALLLNHLNFVEPELALASGNNLLLLFFLAGIVLFLVVRQNGKVFVKVEELMELTQAKVQEEERLKNNMEQAVETITEYLAQLRTSSETSAASQREMLLAVNEVSAGSQHQADHISDIAEETERTNDVVGSVSIGLENIVSQSEKAGEQAETGAANMSELKTNMDLFSDSFKDLNETFRGLSAKITETNEFATSIQEITNQTNLLALNASIEAARAGEFGKGFAVVAEEIRKLAGMTDQTLHKINQNLHDVNEYNELAVTKMEEGLGQLTVQSTVAEESMHSFNSLYNAMDALKANLTTFIDEFQTISQNSERIQHRTMDFASIVQQSTAAIEELNATLTESVDEQRMMASYIQKTHEEAIRLKQ, translated from the coding sequence ATGAATATGAATCAATTGTTAAAACAAGATTGGCTACAAAAGAATCGTATTATGATCATAGGATTTGGGATTGCGGGAGGTCTAGGGTTGATTGCGCAGCTCATTCAACAATCACCACCAGCCATCATCCTATCGGTCGCCATACCATTTACACTGGCGCTTCTCTTTTACTTTTCGAGTTTGAAATGGGACAGGCTTGCCTCTTTCGTTCCTTATGTATTGCTCTTAATGAATTTCTCGGTAGCGCTCGGTGTCATTTATTTCTCAGAAGCAAATTTAGGGTCAATCGGAATTATCGTGCTCATTTTAGCTCTGTCCGCAATCCATGGCAAAATGCTGATCATGGGGTTCGGATTATTGCTTGGCTTCATTGCACTCCTATTGAATCATTTGAATTTCGTTGAACCGGAACTTGCTTTAGCAAGTGGAAACAATCTGTTGCTGTTATTCTTCCTTGCTGGCATTGTGTTGTTTTTAGTTGTCCGGCAGAATGGCAAGGTGTTTGTAAAAGTTGAAGAGTTGATGGAGTTGACGCAAGCGAAAGTTCAAGAAGAAGAGCGATTGAAAAATAATATGGAACAAGCAGTCGAGACGATTACGGAATATCTTGCACAGCTCCGTACCAGTTCTGAAACATCTGCAGCCTCCCAGCGTGAAATGCTTTTGGCAGTAAATGAAGTGAGCGCTGGCAGTCAGCATCAGGCTGATCACATTTCGGACATCGCCGAAGAGACGGAGCGGACGAATGATGTGGTCGGCAGCGTATCAATCGGTCTTGAAAACATCGTCAGCCAGTCTGAAAAAGCTGGTGAGCAGGCGGAAACAGGTGCTGCGAACATGTCCGAATTGAAAACGAATATGGATTTATTTTCAGATTCTTTCAAGGATCTCAATGAAACCTTCCGAGGATTATCAGCTAAGATTACGGAGACGAATGAATTTGCGACGTCCATTCAAGAAATTACAAATCAGACGAATTTATTGGCGCTGAATGCTTCGATCGAGGCAGCCCGTGCAGGGGAATTCGGCAAAGGATTTGCGGTTGTTGCCGAGGAAATCCGGAAGCTTGCGGGCATGACGGACCAAACACTCCATAAAATTAATCAGAACTTGCATGACGTGAACGAATACAACGAATTGGCAGTCACAAAAATGGAGGAGGGACTTGGACAATTGACTGTCCAGTCGACGGTTGCGGAAGAGTCGATGCATTCTTTCAATTCCCTTTACAATGCAATGGATGCGTTGAAAGCCAATCTGACTACATTCATAGATGAGTTTCAAACGATTTCGCAAAATAGCGAACGGATACAGCACCGAACGATGGATTTCGCTTCCATCGTTCAACAGAGCACTGCGGCGATTGAAGAATTGAATGCTACGTTGACTGAATCCGTTGATGAACAGCGCATGATGGCTTCGTACATTCAAAAGACGCATGAAGAAGCGATCCGTTTGAAGCAATAG
- a CDS encoding methyl-accepting chemotaxis protein, which yields MGAEHVDKLMQEQFAKKNFILFITLGASSLIGAIYYFLTGQDALKTISMTIPMTTSIILYLLSRKFTFFEKLFPWVIIGISAAAALFNGIIGDPSIATAGIAFFIAGIASVHVSMRIMSFGFVMSMLVLAVFLTKYPYQEQIASSKGSMVLPLILMAVGLLIQIRQTKKLEARVNQFTAEQSELALEEERKHRSLNENVEQVAEDLMTIGTTAEQHLASQQELLGIMNTLAAGVEQEAEQIGRIAQNAERTQTDVLEMQDETHSMVAEASELRRESNEIVDMMRNVRTGMEEVEQLLNELNGSFGTLTQNIEQTNALAKSIETITGQTNLLALNASIEAARAGDHGKGFAVVAEEIRKLANMTAETLTKINGNLNDVNTMNGQSQENLAASTGKLKSQGAMTVQAEKKIELMHQTLDGLHRRFELFNSKMKVIADETSGIGEMTVAFADLLAQSSASVEEVNATVHATVADNERIVRTLDGTMRRTKDLVEVR from the coding sequence ATGGGAGCAGAACATGTGGATAAATTAATGCAGGAGCAATTTGCGAAGAAGAACTTCATATTATTCATTACACTCGGTGCGTCTAGCCTGATCGGTGCCATCTATTATTTTTTGACCGGACAGGATGCGTTGAAGACGATCAGTATGACGATCCCTATGACGACGTCGATCATCCTTTATCTCTTATCAAGGAAATTCACGTTTTTTGAAAAGCTGTTTCCGTGGGTCATCATCGGAATATCAGCAGCTGCCGCCCTTTTTAATGGAATAATTGGGGATCCGTCCATTGCGACTGCAGGCATTGCATTCTTCATTGCAGGAATCGCTAGTGTACACGTTTCGATGCGGATTATGTCTTTCGGTTTCGTCATGTCCATGCTCGTACTGGCCGTGTTTTTGACGAAGTACCCCTATCAGGAACAGATTGCGTCAAGTAAAGGGAGTATGGTCCTACCGCTCATCCTCATGGCTGTCGGGTTGCTGATCCAAATTAGACAGACGAAGAAGCTGGAGGCGCGTGTGAATCAATTCACGGCGGAGCAGTCGGAGCTGGCACTGGAAGAGGAACGGAAGCACCGCAGCTTGAATGAAAACGTTGAGCAAGTTGCTGAAGATCTCATGACAATCGGCACGACAGCAGAGCAGCATCTCGCTTCCCAGCAGGAATTACTCGGCATTATGAACACTCTTGCTGCGGGTGTGGAACAGGAAGCCGAGCAGATCGGCAGAATTGCACAAAATGCAGAACGGACCCAAACCGATGTGCTGGAAATGCAAGACGAGACGCATTCGATGGTTGCAGAAGCCTCGGAGTTGCGTAGAGAGTCCAATGAAATTGTAGACATGATGCGCAATGTGCGGACCGGCATGGAAGAGGTCGAGCAGCTGTTGAATGAATTGAATGGTTCATTCGGGACACTCACTCAAAACATCGAACAAACCAATGCACTTGCCAAATCTATTGAAACAATCACCGGGCAGACGAATCTATTAGCATTGAATGCATCAATCGAGGCAGCGCGCGCCGGAGATCACGGAAAAGGGTTTGCAGTCGTTGCAGAAGAAATAAGGAAGCTAGCCAATATGACTGCTGAGACGTTGACGAAAATCAATGGCAACTTGAATGATGTCAATACGATGAACGGCCAATCGCAGGAAAATTTGGCGGCAAGCACCGGAAAATTGAAGTCGCAAGGCGCGATGACCGTTCAGGCAGAGAAGAAAATCGAATTGATGCACCAGACGTTGGATGGACTCCATCGAAGGTTTGAACTGTTTAATTCTAAAATGAAAGTCATTGCGGATGAGACTTCAGGTATAGGTGAAATGACGGTCGCATTCGCGGATCTCTTGGCGCAATCTAGCGCCTCTGTTGAAGAGGTGAATGCAACCGTACACGCGACTGTCGCAGATAACGAACGAATCGTCAGAACGCTGGACGGAACAATGAGACGGACGAAAGACTTGGTTGAAGTTCGATAA